In Sphingomonas phyllosphaerae, one DNA window encodes the following:
- a CDS encoding glycoside hydrolase family 15 protein, which translates to MDSRGGTVPALRSIGDHGIIGDLETTALVARDGTIDYLCWPSLDSPTVFADLLDGEGGAFSIRPDLAEPEVMQLYIPDTNVLMTRWMAEDGSAELVDLMPHPEARVHPDRGARCVIRRVTVTRGTITFAASCAPRFDYAREVPQVAPIDGGVRFAGKDLAMRLLASVPLGCDDGRAATDFTLAAGQSAWFVLGEDTLVAPDDALIEAEVISTTAAWRRWVGRSTYTGRWREDMLRSALALKLLTSARHGSIAAAATFSLPEATGAGRNWDYRATWIRDASFTVYAFMRLGFIEEAEHFRRWAGARVMAAGPDDPIRIMYALDGSEAADEQELPHLAGYAGSRPVRIGNAAHAQSQLDIFGELLDSVYLSNKYGAAISHDGWLHLCNVVDYVIAHWEAPDAGIWEMRGEPRHFLHSRVMCWVALDRAIRLAKKRSLPAPLVAWAESRDAIVADVWANFRHPEHGYFVQSRGGTELDAALLMMPLVRFVSSTDPVWLKTLDAIGTHLRDDGLIYRYCNADGLEGGEGAFTTCTFWYAECLARAGRTDEAQLVLAKGMAYANPLGLFSEELDRRGQPLGNFPQALTHLAFISAAYFTDRCLDPRYRPNWQP; encoded by the coding sequence ATGGATAGCCGCGGCGGCACCGTGCCGGCGCTGCGCAGCATCGGCGATCACGGGATCATCGGCGATCTCGAAACCACCGCGCTCGTCGCGCGCGACGGGACGATCGACTATCTGTGCTGGCCCTCGCTCGATAGTCCGACGGTGTTCGCCGATCTGCTCGATGGCGAGGGCGGGGCATTCTCGATCCGGCCGGATCTCGCCGAACCTGAGGTGATGCAGCTCTATATTCCCGACACGAACGTCCTGATGACGCGGTGGATGGCGGAGGATGGCAGCGCCGAACTGGTCGATCTGATGCCGCATCCCGAGGCGCGCGTGCATCCCGATCGCGGCGCGCGCTGCGTGATCCGGCGGGTCACGGTAACGCGCGGGACGATCACGTTCGCCGCGTCGTGCGCGCCGCGCTTCGATTATGCGCGTGAGGTGCCGCAGGTCGCACCGATCGACGGCGGGGTGCGCTTTGCCGGTAAGGATCTGGCGATGCGGTTGCTGGCGTCGGTGCCGCTCGGCTGCGACGACGGGCGCGCGGCGACCGACTTCACCTTGGCCGCGGGGCAGAGCGCCTGGTTCGTCTTGGGCGAAGACACGCTCGTCGCGCCCGACGACGCGCTGATCGAGGCGGAAGTGATATCGACCACCGCGGCGTGGCGGCGCTGGGTGGGGCGCTCGACGTATACCGGACGGTGGCGCGAGGACATGCTGCGGTCGGCACTGGCGCTCAAGTTGCTGACATCGGCGCGGCATGGCTCGATCGCGGCGGCGGCGACCTTTTCGTTGCCCGAGGCGACCGGCGCGGGACGCAATTGGGATTATCGCGCGACGTGGATCAGGGATGCGTCCTTCACCGTCTACGCGTTCATGCGGCTGGGTTTCATCGAGGAAGCCGAGCATTTTCGCCGCTGGGCCGGTGCGCGCGTGATGGCGGCAGGACCCGACGACCCCATCCGTATCATGTATGCGCTCGACGGTAGCGAGGCGGCTGACGAGCAGGAACTGCCGCATCTGGCGGGCTATGCCGGCAGCAGACCGGTGCGGATCGGCAACGCAGCGCACGCGCAAAGCCAGCTCGATATCTTCGGCGAATTGCTGGACAGCGTTTACCTGTCGAACAAATACGGCGCGGCGATCAGCCACGATGGCTGGCTGCACCTCTGCAATGTCGTCGATTACGTCATCGCGCATTGGGAAGCGCCCGACGCCGGCATCTGGGAGATGCGCGGCGAGCCCCGCCATTTCCTGCATTCACGGGTAATGTGCTGGGTGGCGCTCGATCGCGCGATCCGGCTGGCCAAGAAGCGCTCGTTGCCTGCGCCTTTGGTCGCCTGGGCGGAAAGCCGCGATGCGATCGTCGCGGATGTCTGGGCGAACTTCCGCCATCCCGAACACGGTTATTTCGTCCAGTCGCGTGGCGGCACCGAGCTGGACGCGGCGTTGCTGATGATGCCGCTGGTGCGGTTCGTGTCGTCGACCGATCCAGTGTGGCTGAAGACGCTCGACGCGATCGGCACGCACTTGCGCGACGATGGGCTGATCTACCGCTATTGCAACGCCGACGGGCTGGAAGGAGGGGAGGGGGCGTTCACCACCTGCACCTTCTGGTACGCCGAATGCCTTGCGCGCGCCGGCCGCACCGACGAGGCGCAATTGGTGCTCGCCAAGGGAATGGCCTATGCCAATCCGCTCGGGCTGTTTTCGGAAGAGCTGGATCGACGTGGCCAGCCGCTCGGCAACTTCCCGCAGGCGCTGACGCATCTCGCCTTCATCAGCGCGGCCTATTTCACCGACCGATGCCTCGATCCGCGCTATCGACCGAACTGGCAGCCGTGA
- a CDS encoding patatin-like phospholipase family protein, with amino-acid sequence MQGKLLTIFLALGLAGCATDRPLAIRCGSFDRFRIPVGETPGSGGDIGAATVGSPLVEVFAQSFPQTAAAGSEGSSSFLVLSGGGQWGAFGAGFLKGWSERGTGASTRPERFDVVTGVSTGALQATFAFLGRGQDQALLDAYSITNERQLVRRHGNLFFLNHASMADIGPLEGYLRTRLRPLLDQVAAPENAGRRLLVGAVDGLDGRMYAFDLTRMARELTGPEREDCYVGALLSSAAVPIVFRQVQVSGKPYLDGGVRQSVFVTEIQEAAGRALDAGARKGTIYVLMNGDVTPTRVAALPPKLLPTVNRLRSIVFNQVELSSVFAVASRFPGMTTKVATAAGHDCEAPQDEESEVFSPTVMACLRRYGQARWQNGDPWGVYHTPAHSEEH; translated from the coding sequence ATGCAGGGCAAGTTGTTGACGATCTTCCTGGCGCTCGGGTTGGCGGGCTGTGCGACGGATCGTCCGCTCGCGATCAGGTGCGGCTCGTTCGACCGGTTTCGCATACCGGTCGGCGAGACGCCGGGGTCGGGCGGTGATATCGGTGCCGCGACCGTCGGTTCGCCGCTCGTCGAGGTCTTCGCGCAATCCTTCCCGCAGACCGCGGCCGCCGGAAGCGAGGGTTCGTCCAGCTTTCTGGTGCTTTCCGGAGGCGGGCAGTGGGGAGCATTCGGTGCCGGCTTTCTGAAGGGTTGGTCCGAGCGGGGCACGGGTGCTTCGACGAGACCCGAGCGCTTCGACGTGGTGACTGGCGTCAGTACCGGGGCGCTTCAGGCGACCTTCGCCTTCCTCGGTCGCGGGCAGGATCAGGCCCTGCTCGACGCCTATTCGATCACGAACGAGCGTCAGCTGGTGCGACGGCATGGAAACCTGTTCTTCCTCAACCATGCGTCGATGGCCGACATCGGCCCGCTCGAAGGATACCTGCGCACACGACTGCGCCCGCTGCTCGATCAGGTCGCGGCCCCGGAGAATGCCGGGCGGCGGCTGCTGGTCGGTGCGGTCGATGGGCTCGACGGCAGGATGTACGCGTTCGATCTGACGCGCATGGCGCGCGAGTTGACCGGTCCGGAGCGCGAGGATTGCTACGTCGGCGCGCTGCTTTCCTCCGCTGCCGTTCCGATCGTCTTCAGGCAAGTTCAGGTTTCGGGTAAGCCGTATCTGGATGGCGGAGTCCGGCAGTCGGTGTTCGTGACCGAGATCCAGGAGGCCGCCGGCCGCGCGCTCGATGCCGGCGCGCGCAAGGGAACCATCTACGTGCTGATGAACGGCGACGTGACGCCGACGCGTGTGGCCGCGCTTCCGCCCAAGCTGCTCCCGACGGTCAATCGCCTCAGAAGCATCGTCTTCAACCAGGTCGAGCTTTCTTCGGTCTTCGCGGTTGCGAGCCGCTTCCCCGGGATGACCACCAAGGTCGCGACCGCCGCGGGGCATGATTGCGAGGCGCCGCAGGACGAAGAGAGCGAGGTGTTCAGCCCCACGGTGATGGCGTGCCTGCGCCGCTACGGACAGGCGCGGTGGCAAAACGGCGATCCGTGGGGCGTCTATCACACCCCGGCACACAGCGAGGAGCATTGA
- a CDS encoding S8 family serine peptidase — protein MSRRPGTRAQPIKVGGYDLTPGMLITFEPESVGDAVAAITNSAGVKDVAYAADFSTAVDVERLRGAGMTVFANLGVAIAELDPDQEVGVASLPASPAPVRAVEPEPIFFAFADDLPNDFGAYLRGYKDAVDHLYSRAFEGRGATPGLIAGSGVGGYADSQQTTWGLQATKVDTSLLSGRGVRVAILDTGLDLDHPDFRGRAVTHASFIPGQDVQDDNGHGTHCAGTACGPKTPIRGPRYGIAHEAEIFVGKVLTNQGSALGRSTLAGIEWAVRNGCHIISMSLGGLVLPGQSYSAAFENTARAALQQGSLIIAAAGNDSRRSQGVIKPVSNPANCPSIMAVAAVDRNLRVADFSNAAINPDAAVDIAGPGVEIYSSAPEPTAPIQPPHFRQWAAQYDTISGTSMATPHVAGIAALLKEANPTMSAGDLWRLLVSRASPLSFPASDTGAGLAQV, from the coding sequence ATGTCGAGACGACCCGGCACGCGCGCCCAGCCGATCAAGGTTGGCGGCTATGATCTCACGCCCGGTATGCTCATTACCTTCGAGCCCGAGTCGGTCGGCGATGCGGTCGCCGCGATCACCAACAGCGCCGGGGTGAAGGATGTCGCCTATGCGGCGGACTTCAGCACCGCCGTCGACGTGGAGCGGCTTCGCGGTGCCGGCATGACCGTCTTCGCCAATCTGGGAGTCGCCATCGCCGAACTCGATCCGGATCAGGAGGTCGGCGTGGCCAGCCTTCCGGCGTCCCCCGCGCCGGTGCGCGCGGTCGAGCCGGAACCGATCTTCTTCGCCTTCGCCGACGATCTTCCGAACGACTTCGGGGCGTATCTGCGCGGCTACAAGGATGCCGTCGACCATCTTTACAGCCGGGCCTTCGAAGGGAGAGGCGCCACGCCCGGGTTGATCGCCGGCAGCGGCGTCGGGGGCTATGCGGACAGTCAGCAGACGACATGGGGGTTGCAGGCGACGAAGGTGGACACCTCGCTGCTATCAGGCCGCGGCGTCAGGGTCGCGATCCTGGACACGGGGCTCGACCTCGATCACCCCGACTTTCGCGGACGGGCCGTGACGCACGCCTCCTTCATCCCCGGGCAGGACGTGCAGGACGACAACGGACACGGTACCCATTGCGCCGGCACCGCGTGCGGTCCGAAGACGCCGATCCGCGGGCCACGCTATGGCATCGCGCACGAGGCCGAGATCTTCGTGGGCAAGGTGCTCACCAACCAGGGCTCCGCTCTCGGGCGGTCGACGCTGGCCGGGATCGAATGGGCGGTCCGCAACGGCTGCCACATCATCTCGATGTCGCTCGGCGGGCTGGTGCTGCCGGGGCAGAGCTATTCGGCGGCGTTCGAGAACACCGCGCGGGCTGCGCTTCAGCAAGGGTCGCTCATCATCGCGGCAGCAGGGAACGACAGTCGCCGTAGCCAGGGCGTCATCAAGCCGGTCAGCAATCCCGCCAATTGCCCGTCGATCATGGCGGTGGCGGCGGTCGACCGTAACCTGCGGGTCGCGGATTTCTCGAACGCCGCGATCAATCCCGACGCCGCGGTCGATATCGCCGGACCCGGCGTGGAAATCTACTCCTCGGCCCCGGAGCCGACGGCACCGATCCAGCCTCCCCATTTCCGGCAATGGGCCGCGCAATACGACACGATCAGCGGCACCAGCATGGCGACGCCGCATGTCGCCGGGATCGCCGCGCTGCTGAAGGAGGCCAACCCGACGATGTCGGCCGGGGACCTCTGGCGCCTGCTCGTGTCGCGCGCGAGCCCGCTGTCCTTCCCCGCCAGCGATACGGGCGCGGGGCTGGCGCAAGTCTGA
- a CDS encoding S8 family serine peptidase, giving the protein MTEEMARQDGGRMTVLIEMRVQSGTPGILAMESARGLGGPPVEIDPSFQPVPGAAPAGIAAAGMGAEDTTYTVRGTIDADQIEALRAQPDVVAVWSDAPIDHFGTDEVDGPGNDSSFAPGDCPIPPCDCASNVPKGTIADVVAYLKINEVWAQGTKGAGIAIGIVDGGITAAGRTIRNSDTTHPDWPNKLIPQVTKGWPVADWGTTGASWGWHGNMTATDALGMAPEAEIYDMRISDGESVGQALQAYQWALNLFKSTGKPQILSNSWGMWQKAWAPDYATNPDHPFTKKVVECIDAGMIVLFAAGNCGLTCGGTKCAADKGPGKDIWGANGHEKVITVGAVNRLEQFVGYSSQGPAALHPQKPDICGITHFTGFFGSDSGTSAACPVVAGLVALMKQAKPSATQAKIKASLKATAKNIGPGGWDQHSGSGIVQGKAAVAHIKGNVLTGIIADRITSPTSDRITIVTSDTITGSINDTITRPIIDRIATSPVTDRITIVTADRGTIGAIDRPTTSISGDVGPRIPIDPGRPGQEFGANGSGRGPSPFVLQHPHEATDTPFGDDAADGGPEAAEYAAIIESYEAQLQQCNETAHELSETIAQAQAQLAEVTSEFDAVAASYSELVAAYGQRPTP; this is encoded by the coding sequence ATGACCGAAGAAATGGCGCGCCAGGACGGCGGCCGGATGACCGTGTTGATCGAGATGCGCGTGCAGTCGGGTACGCCCGGCATCCTCGCGATGGAAAGCGCGCGCGGGCTGGGCGGACCACCGGTCGAGATCGATCCATCGTTCCAGCCGGTCCCCGGCGCCGCACCGGCCGGGATCGCTGCCGCGGGCATGGGGGCGGAGGACACGACCTACACGGTCCGCGGTACGATCGATGCCGACCAGATCGAGGCGCTCCGCGCGCAGCCCGATGTCGTGGCGGTCTGGAGCGATGCACCGATCGACCATTTCGGCACGGACGAGGTCGATGGTCCCGGCAACGATAGCAGCTTCGCTCCCGGTGATTGTCCGATCCCGCCGTGCGACTGCGCATCGAACGTGCCGAAGGGGACGATCGCGGATGTGGTCGCGTATCTGAAGATCAACGAGGTCTGGGCACAGGGGACCAAGGGGGCCGGTATCGCGATCGGCATCGTCGACGGCGGCATCACCGCGGCGGGGCGGACGATCAGGAACAGCGACACCACGCATCCCGATTGGCCCAACAAGCTGATCCCGCAAGTCACCAAGGGCTGGCCGGTCGCCGATTGGGGAACGACCGGTGCGTCGTGGGGATGGCACGGCAACATGACCGCCACCGACGCGCTGGGCATGGCACCCGAGGCCGAGATCTACGACATGCGCATCAGCGATGGCGAATCGGTGGGACAGGCGTTGCAGGCCTATCAATGGGCGCTCAACCTGTTCAAATCGACCGGCAAGCCCCAGATCCTGTCCAATTCCTGGGGCATGTGGCAGAAAGCCTGGGCACCGGATTACGCCACCAATCCCGACCACCCTTTCACCAAGAAGGTGGTGGAGTGCATCGACGCCGGGATGATCGTGCTGTTCGCCGCGGGCAATTGTGGGCTGACGTGCGGCGGCACCAAATGCGCCGCGGACAAGGGCCCGGGCAAGGACATCTGGGGCGCGAACGGGCACGAGAAGGTCATCACCGTCGGCGCGGTTAATCGGCTGGAACAATTTGTCGGCTATAGCAGTCAGGGCCCGGCTGCCCTGCATCCGCAGAAGCCCGATATCTGCGGCATCACCCACTTCACCGGGTTCTTCGGATCCGACAGCGGCACCTCCGCCGCCTGCCCGGTGGTGGCAGGGCTGGTGGCGCTGATGAAGCAGGCCAAGCCATCGGCGACGCAGGCCAAGATTAAGGCGAGCCTCAAGGCCACCGCCAAGAACATCGGCCCCGGCGGGTGGGACCAGCATTCTGGCAGCGGTATCGTCCAGGGCAAGGCGGCGGTCGCCCATATCAAGGGCAACGTGCTGACCGGGATCATTGCGGACCGGATCACCTCGCCCACATCGGACCGCATCACGATCGTGACCAGCGACACGATCACTGGCAGCATCAACGATACGATCACGCGCCCGATCATCGATCGAATTGCGACCAGCCCGGTCACCGACCGGATCACCATCGTCACCGCCGACCGCGGCACGATCGGTGCGATCGACCGTCCGACGACATCGATTTCCGGCGATGTCGGACCGCGCATCCCGATCGATCCCGGACGCCCGGGGCAGGAGTTCGGAGCGAATGGTAGTGGGCGAGGCCCTTCTCCATTTGTTCTCCAGCACCCGCATGAGGCGACCGACACGCCGTTCGGTGACGACGCGGCGGACGGCGGTCCCGAGGCGGCGGAATATGCGGCGATCATCGAAAGCTATGAAGCGCAGCTTCAGCAGTGCAACGAAACCGCGCACGAATTGTCGGAGACGATCGCTCAGGCGCAGGCGCAACTGGCGGAAGTGACCTCCGAGTTCGATGCCGTGGCGGCCAGCTACAGCGAACTGGTCGCGGCTTACGGTCAGCGCCCGACGCCGTGA